A single window of Candoia aspera isolate rCanAsp1 chromosome 3, rCanAsp1.hap2, whole genome shotgun sequence DNA harbors:
- the ELK4 gene encoding ETS domain-containing protein Elk-4: MDSAITLWQFLLQLLQESQNKDIICWTSNDGEFKLLQAEEVARLWGIRKNKPSMNYDKLSRALRYYYVKNIIKKVNGQKFVYKFVSYPEILNMDPLVVGKIEGEAEAQAGYADTSNTTKDIETCGKEKHQACAKSSSRNDYIHSGLYSSFTLNSLNSSSCAKLFKPIKMENSAEKLAEKRTSQDPTPSVIKFVTMSSKRPSASPLASTTQLTSNISAASILPSGSDESLQALESLVTPKGAATESSASLPGLTSDFNSTSPATSISLSLQIPSKSPLPPLSSNSDLAIDTETESVVFQQLEHSQNPALEVKEEGSSMFEKDLRHSRTRKPKGLEITPTLVITGSDPSPLGILSPSLPTASLTPAFFSQTPILLTPSPLLSSIHFWSTLSPVAPLSPARLQGANTLFQFPSVLNTHGPFTMSGMDGPSTPGPFSPDLQKT, from the exons ATGGACAGTGCTATCACCTTGTGGCAGTTCCTTTTGCAACTTCTTCAGGAATCTCAGAATAAGGATATTATCTGCTGGACCTCCAATGATGGAGAATTCAAACTTTTGCAGGCAGAAGAGGTGGCCCGCCTTTGGGGGATCCGTAAGAACAAACCCAGCATGAACTATGACAAACTCAGTCGTGCGCTCAGATATTATTATGTAAAG AACATCATCAAAAAAGTTAATGGTCAAAAGTTTGTTTACAAGTTTGTATCTTACCCAGAGATTCTGAATATGGATCCACTGGTTGTTGGCAAGATTGAGGGTGAGGCTGAGGCACAGGCTGGCTATGCTGATACTAGCAACACTACAAAGGACATTGAGACTTGTGGGAAAGAGAAGCATCAGGCCTGTGCAAAATCCTCCAGTCGCAATGACTATATCCACTCAGGCCTATATTCTTCATTTACTTTGAACTCTCTCAATTCTTCCTCTTGTGCAAAACTGTTTAAGCCCATTAAGATGGAGAATTCAGCTGAGAAATTGGCAGAGAAAAGAACTTCTCAGGATCCAACACCTTCAGTCATAAAATTTGTGACCATGTCCTCCAAAAGGCCTTCAGCATCTCCCCTTGCCTCAACTACTCAACTGACCTCTAATATTTCAGCTGCCTCTATCCTACCTTCAGGTTCAGATGAAAGTCTCCAAGCCTTGGAATCTTTAGTAACACCTAAAGGGGCAGCCACGGAAAGTTCAGCATCTTTGCCAGGCTTGACCTCTGATTTTAACTCTACATCTCCTGCAACCTCCATCTCTCTTAGTCTCCAGATTCCATCCAAATCTCCCTTGCCACCTTTAAGTTCTAATTCTGATCTGGCTATAGACACAGAAACAGAGTCTGTAGTTTTCCAGCAGCTAGAGCACTCTCAGAATCCAGCTTTGGAGGTTAAAGAGGAGGGTTCCTCCATGTTTGAAAAGGATCTTCGTCATAGCAGAACTAGAAAGCCCAAAGGGCTGGAGATTACTCCCACTCTGGTTATTACTGGCAGTGATCCCAGTCCGCTGGGAATACTAAGCCCTTCTCTACCAACTGCTTCTCTTACACCAGCATTCTTTTCACAG ACACCTATTTTACTGACACCAAGCCCCTTGCTCTCCAGTATTCATTTTTGGAGTACTCTCAGCCCAGTTGCTCCCCTCAGTCCAGCAAGATTACAAGGTGCTAATACCCTCTTCCAG TTTCCATCAGTGCTGAATACTCATGGACCATTTACTATGTCAGGAATGGATGGGCCTTCTACTCCTGGCCCTTTCTCCCCAGATTTACAGAAGACTTAG